In the Kitasatospora terrestris genome, one interval contains:
- a CDS encoding family 43 glycosylhydrolase codes for MDADRRDDDRRDDGGRDDGGRRQTGASVREGIIRNPVLPGSHPDPSILQVGDDHYVAASTFEWFPGVRLHHSTDPVDWRPLGGAHRRGCWT; via the coding sequence GTGGACGCCGACAGGCGGGACGACGACAGGCGGGACGACGGCGGGCGGGACGACGGCGGGCGGCGGCAGACAGGGGCGAGCGTGCGGGAAGGCATCATCCGCAATCCGGTGCTGCCCGGGTCGCATCCGGATCCGTCGATCCTGCAGGTGGGTGACGACCACTACGTGGCGGCGTCCACGTTCGAGTGGTTTCCGGGAGTTCGGCTGCACCACTCCACCGACCCGGTCGACTGGCGTCCGCTGGGCGGCGCTCACCGACGCGGCTGCTGGACCTGA
- a CDS encoding ABC transporter substrate-binding protein, whose product MRRGWVAVAAATMVVLTACSSGGGSASSAQTVNSDASKVSGTITVLTNRTDQLGDGTLDKYAAAFTKIYPNVKVKFEGMKDYEGEVKIRMNTENYGDVLPIPSDLSIAQFPNFFSPLGDAAELSKQYQWTDYSTVGGKVYGIANYGTVTGFVYNKKVWADAGVTEWPKTPEEFVTDLKAIKAKGQATPYYTNYHDGWPLRQWTDAIGSPSCNPAAKDAMASTATPWTGGNDIFTIDSLLYSAVHEKLTEDDPTTTNWDNSKSLLATGKIGSMYLGSWSISQMRDAATKAGASPDDIGYMPFPSTSGKPCTVLQPDYKYAINKHSKNQEAARAWVDWFINKSGAAQNEQGISSVKGTELPGALKPFTEKGVQMIGQNQEKLATVKKIDKGAEINLDAPDYRQKLVDIARGAAAGDQNSYFAELNKKWSASQKTVG is encoded by the coding sequence ATGCGCAGAGGATGGGTGGCCGTTGCGGCCGCGACCATGGTGGTGCTCACGGCGTGTAGCAGTGGCGGCGGCAGCGCTTCCTCCGCCCAGACGGTCAACTCGGACGCGAGCAAGGTGTCCGGCACCATCACGGTCCTGACGAACCGTACGGATCAGCTGGGCGACGGCACCCTCGACAAGTACGCCGCCGCGTTCACCAAGATCTACCCGAACGTCAAGGTGAAGTTCGAGGGGATGAAGGACTACGAGGGCGAAGTCAAGATCCGCATGAACACCGAGAACTACGGTGACGTGCTGCCGATCCCCTCGGACCTGTCGATCGCCCAGTTCCCGAACTTCTTCTCGCCGTTGGGCGACGCGGCCGAGCTGTCGAAGCAGTACCAGTGGACCGACTACTCGACGGTCGGCGGCAAGGTCTACGGCATCGCCAACTACGGCACCGTGACCGGTTTCGTCTACAACAAGAAGGTCTGGGCGGACGCCGGCGTCACCGAGTGGCCGAAGACCCCCGAGGAGTTCGTCACCGACCTGAAGGCCATCAAGGCCAAGGGCCAGGCGACCCCGTACTACACCAACTACCACGACGGCTGGCCGCTGCGGCAGTGGACCGACGCGATCGGCTCGCCGAGCTGCAACCCCGCCGCCAAGGACGCGATGGCCTCCACCGCCACCCCGTGGACCGGCGGCAACGACATATTCACCATCGACAGCCTGCTGTACTCGGCCGTCCACGAGAAGCTCACCGAGGACGACCCGACCACCACCAACTGGGACAACTCGAAGAGCCTGCTGGCCACCGGCAAGATCGGGTCGATGTACCTGGGCTCGTGGTCCATCTCGCAGATGCGCGACGCCGCCACCAAGGCCGGTGCGAGCCCGGACGACATCGGCTACATGCCGTTCCCGTCGACCAGTGGCAAGCCGTGCACCGTCCTGCAGCCGGACTACAAGTACGCGATCAACAAGCACTCCAAGAACCAGGAGGCGGCCCGCGCCTGGGTCGACTGGTTCATCAACAAGTCCGGTGCCGCCCAGAACGAGCAGGGCATCTCCTCCGTCAAGGGCACCGAACTCCCCGGCGCGCTCAAGCCCTTCACCGAGAAGGGGGTGCAGATGATCGGCCAGAACCAGGAGAAGCTGGCCACGGTCAAGAAGATCGACAAGGGTGCGGAGATCAACCTGGACGCACCGGACTACCGGCAGAAGCTGGTCGACATCGCGCGCGGCGCCGCCGCCGGCGACCAGAACAGCTACTTCGCCGAGCTGAACAAGAAGTGGTCCGCGTCGCAGAAGACGGTCGGCTGA
- a CDS encoding family 2B encapsulin nanocompartment shell protein: MSVETSPEAQAAQPAQTSLATAAARNLATTTKSAPQMQEITSRWLLRMLPWVQTSGGTYRVNRRLVYTVGDGRIEFVQTGAQVRVIPQELGELALLRGFEDVEVLTAIADRCVQRDFRAGEVLVERGAPAAEIHLIAHGRINQVGTGKYGDDAVVGVLADGDRFGENALLDEDATWDYTATAKTNGTLLTLTRADFARIVTLSPALQAHLAEFSSLPLQRQNELGEAEIAMSSGHTGEVELPSAFVDYELNPREYELSIAQTVLRVHTRVADLYNHPMNQVEQQLKLTVEALRERQEHELINNREFGLLHNAAFDQRIQTHSGPPTPDDLDELLSRRRDSEFFLAHPKAIAAIGREFNSRGLYPDHVDLHGHKIPAWRGIPILPCNKIPINADNTSSILVMRTGEDNQGVIGLHQTGIPDEFQPSLSVRFMGIDEKAIINYLVTAYYSAAILVPDAVGVLENVEIAHGRS, from the coding sequence ATGTCCGTGGAGACGAGCCCGGAGGCGCAGGCGGCGCAGCCGGCGCAGACCAGCCTTGCGACTGCTGCTGCCCGCAACCTGGCGACGACGACCAAGTCGGCGCCGCAGATGCAGGAGATCACCTCGCGGTGGCTGCTGCGGATGCTGCCGTGGGTGCAGACCTCCGGTGGTACCTACCGGGTCAACCGGCGGCTGGTGTACACCGTGGGTGACGGCCGGATCGAGTTCGTGCAGACCGGCGCGCAGGTGCGGGTGATCCCGCAGGAGCTGGGCGAGCTGGCGCTGCTGCGCGGCTTCGAGGACGTCGAGGTGCTGACCGCGATCGCGGACCGGTGCGTGCAGCGGGACTTCCGCGCCGGCGAGGTCCTGGTCGAGCGCGGCGCCCCGGCGGCCGAGATCCACCTGATCGCGCACGGCCGGATCAACCAGGTCGGCACCGGCAAGTACGGTGACGACGCGGTCGTCGGCGTCCTGGCGGACGGTGACCGGTTCGGCGAGAACGCCCTGTTGGACGAGGACGCCACCTGGGACTACACCGCCACCGCGAAGACCAACGGCACCCTGCTCACCCTCACCCGCGCCGACTTCGCCCGGATCGTCACGCTGTCGCCGGCGCTCCAGGCGCACCTGGCGGAGTTCTCCTCGCTGCCCCTGCAGCGGCAGAACGAGCTCGGCGAGGCCGAGATCGCGATGTCGTCGGGCCACACCGGTGAGGTCGAACTCCCCAGCGCCTTCGTGGACTACGAGCTCAACCCGCGCGAGTACGAGCTGTCGATCGCGCAGACCGTGCTGCGCGTCCACACCCGCGTCGCGGACCTGTACAACCACCCGATGAACCAGGTCGAGCAGCAGCTCAAGCTCACCGTCGAGGCGCTCCGCGAGCGCCAGGAGCACGAGCTGATCAACAACCGCGAGTTCGGCCTGCTCCACAACGCCGCGTTCGACCAGCGCATCCAGACCCACTCCGGCCCGCCCACCCCGGACGACCTGGACGAGCTCCTCTCGCGCCGCCGCGACAGCGAGTTCTTCCTGGCCCACCCCAAGGCCATCGCGGCGATCGGCCGCGAGTTCAACTCCCGTGGCCTGTACCCGGACCACGTCGACCTGCATGGGCACAAGATCCCCGCCTGGCGCGGCATCCCGATCCTGCCCTGCAACAAGATCCCGATCAACGCCGACAACACCAGCTCGATCCTGGTGATGCGGACCGGTGAGGACAACCAGGGCGTCATCGGCCTGCACCAGACCGGCATCCCGGACGAGTTCCAGCCGAGCCTGTCGGTGCGCTTCATGGGCATCGACGAGAAGGCGATCATCAACTACCTCGTCACCGCCTACTACTCGGCCGCCATCCTGGTCCCCGACGCCGTCGGCGTCCTGGAGAACGTCGAGATCGCCCACGGCCGCAGCTGA
- a CDS encoding sugar ABC transporter permease → MTALQRDRGTGTPPAQTAATGGARATDAATGASAPTTRRRASRRKGVRRHWWFTPWLYLLVPLVLLVTFTYLPIGDMIGYSFSDWDGISPEKNNVGLKNYTDLFTRPELFKVFLVSGVYLLAAVVQICLALYFATVLSFNTKFRNLFKGILFFPYLINGVAIGFVFLYFFQPHGTLDSLLELVGIHGKFLWTGDPDLVNKSLAGVSVWRYTGLNLVLFLGAVQSIPPHLYEAAALDGANRWQQFRHIIAPSIKPVISLSAILAVSGSLAVFEIPYIMTGGANGSQTFVIQSINMAFKFDKFGLASASAVVLLAMILLVTWIQRRLVPEERVELS, encoded by the coding sequence ATGACTGCACTGCAGAGGGACCGGGGCACCGGAACGCCCCCCGCGCAGACCGCCGCGACAGGCGGGGCGAGGGCGACCGACGCCGCGACCGGCGCGTCGGCCCCGACCACCCGCCGCCGCGCCTCCCGGCGCAAGGGCGTCCGCCGGCACTGGTGGTTCACCCCGTGGCTGTACCTGCTGGTACCGCTCGTGCTGCTGGTGACGTTCACCTACCTGCCGATCGGCGACATGATCGGCTACAGCTTCAGCGACTGGGACGGCATCAGCCCGGAGAAGAACAACGTCGGGCTCAAGAACTACACCGACCTGTTCACCCGGCCCGAGCTGTTCAAGGTGTTCCTGGTCAGCGGTGTCTACCTGCTCGCCGCCGTGGTGCAGATCTGTCTGGCCCTGTACTTCGCCACCGTGCTCAGCTTCAACACGAAGTTCCGGAACCTGTTCAAGGGCATCCTGTTCTTCCCCTACCTGATCAACGGCGTCGCGATCGGCTTCGTCTTCCTGTACTTCTTCCAGCCCCACGGAACGCTCGACTCGCTGCTCGAACTCGTGGGCATCCACGGCAAGTTCCTCTGGACGGGTGACCCCGACCTGGTCAACAAGTCGCTGGCCGGCGTGTCGGTCTGGCGCTACACCGGTCTCAACCTGGTGCTGTTCCTCGGCGCTGTCCAGTCCATCCCGCCGCACCTGTACGAGGCCGCCGCGCTGGACGGCGCCAATCGCTGGCAGCAGTTCCGGCACATCATCGCGCCCAGCATCAAACCGGTGATCAGCCTCAGCGCGATCCTCGCGGTCTCGGGCTCGCTGGCGGTGTTCGAGATCCCGTACATCATGACCGGCGGCGCCAACGGCTCGCAGACCTTCGTCATCCAGAGCATCAACATGGCCTTCAAGTTCGACAAGTTCGGCCTGGCCTCGGCCAGCGCCGTGGTGCTGCTGGCCATGATCCTGCTCGTCACCTGGATCCAGCGCCGTCTGGTGCCGGAGGAGAGGGTTGAACTCTCGTGA
- a CDS encoding LacI family DNA-binding transcriptional regulator — MNGRVTIRDVAALAGVSAGAVSLALNDRPGVSGPTRERIRAAAADLGWVPSQAARSLARLAPGSETVGLVITRPARQLGLEPFYMEFISGIESVLEERSATLLLRLVRDREQEISVHRTWWRTRRVSGSVLVDLTEADPRIPALRALGMPAVAAGHPGLVGDELPAVWTDDSAAVEDAVRYLAMLGHRRIARVGGDPDLGHTAIRTRALAAVAEQLGLEPPRSVPTDFSGQAGARATRMLLASAERPTAIIYDNDIMAVAGISVAAEFGLQVPGDLSLIAWDDSQLCRLTHPALSAMSHDVHGYGAQVARTLFDVVEHRGAPTGPAPTPVLVPRGSSAPPTH; from the coding sequence ATGAACGGACGCGTCACCATCCGCGACGTCGCCGCTCTCGCCGGTGTCTCCGCCGGGGCCGTGTCGCTGGCCCTCAACGACCGGCCCGGGGTGTCCGGCCCCACCAGGGAACGCATCCGGGCCGCCGCCGCCGACCTGGGCTGGGTCCCGAGCCAGGCGGCCCGGAGCCTGGCCCGACTCGCCCCGGGCAGCGAGACGGTCGGACTCGTCATCACCCGGCCGGCCCGCCAACTCGGCCTGGAGCCCTTCTACATGGAGTTCATCTCCGGCATCGAGAGCGTGCTGGAGGAACGCTCGGCGACCCTGCTGCTGCGCCTGGTGCGCGACCGCGAGCAGGAGATCTCCGTGCACCGCACCTGGTGGCGCACTCGTCGGGTCAGCGGCTCCGTCCTGGTCGACCTCACCGAGGCCGATCCGCGGATCCCCGCGCTCCGCGCGCTCGGCATGCCCGCCGTCGCCGCCGGACACCCCGGACTGGTCGGCGATGAGCTGCCTGCGGTGTGGACCGACGACTCCGCCGCCGTCGAGGACGCCGTCCGCTACCTGGCGATGCTCGGCCACCGCCGGATCGCCCGGGTCGGCGGCGACCCGGACCTCGGTCACACCGCGATCCGCACCCGGGCCCTCGCCGCCGTCGCCGAGCAGCTCGGGCTGGAACCGCCGCGCAGTGTCCCGACCGACTTCTCCGGTCAGGCCGGCGCCCGGGCCACGCGGATGCTGCTGGCCTCCGCCGAGCGCCCGACCGCGATCATCTACGACAACGACATCATGGCCGTGGCCGGGATCTCGGTGGCCGCCGAGTTCGGCCTCCAGGTACCCGGCGACCTGTCGCTGATCGCCTGGGACGACTCCCAGTTGTGCCGGCTCACCCACCCCGCGCTGTCCGCGATGAGCCACGACGTCCACGGGTACGGCGCCCAGGTCGCCCGCACCCTGTTCGACGTCGTCGAGCACCGCGGAGCGCCCACCGGGCCGGCCCCCACTCCCGTCCTGGTGCCGCGTGGCAGCAGTGCCCCGCCGACCCACTGA
- a CDS encoding ROK family protein, with translation MAGTDLAAGPPWSAPGGAAHRPLLAALDIGGTKIAGALVGTDGSLLHQLQVPTPADGDRHELMAAVDHVLDDLARLPEWQGVRALGIGSAGPVDIAAGTVSPVNLPGWRDFPLRSEAAEHPAVHGLPVVLGGDAVAMAAAEHWRGAARPYRNALCLVVSTGVGAGLVLDGRLRTGTTGNAGHLGHISVDLDGRPCPCGSRGCVEGIASGTAIARTADELGWRPGRGGDATAGAVAAAARAGDPLALTAFDLAARALAAGIAATATLVELDAAVVGGGVAKAGPVLFEPLARHLASYTALSFTRGLRLLPAELGTNAGLVGAAAFARTALPAHR, from the coding sequence ATGGCCGGTACCGACCTCGCCGCCGGACCCCCGTGGTCAGCACCCGGCGGGGCCGCTCACAGGCCGCTGCTGGCGGCCCTCGACATCGGCGGCACCAAGATCGCGGGCGCCCTGGTCGGCACCGACGGTTCGCTGCTGCACCAGCTCCAGGTGCCCACTCCCGCCGACGGCGACCGGCACGAGCTGATGGCCGCCGTCGACCACGTCCTCGACGACCTCGCCCGGCTTCCCGAGTGGCAGGGCGTCCGGGCCCTCGGCATCGGCAGCGCCGGCCCGGTCGACATCGCCGCCGGCACCGTCAGCCCGGTCAACCTGCCCGGCTGGCGTGACTTCCCGCTGCGCTCCGAGGCCGCCGAGCACCCCGCCGTCCACGGTCTGCCCGTGGTCCTCGGCGGCGACGCGGTCGCGATGGCCGCCGCCGAACACTGGCGGGGCGCCGCCCGCCCGTACCGCAACGCCCTCTGCCTGGTGGTCTCGACCGGCGTCGGTGCCGGGCTCGTCCTCGACGGCCGCCTGCGCACCGGCACCACGGGCAACGCCGGACACCTCGGGCACATCAGCGTCGACCTCGACGGCCGGCCGTGCCCCTGCGGCTCCCGCGGCTGCGTCGAGGGGATCGCCTCCGGCACCGCCATCGCCCGCACGGCCGACGAACTCGGCTGGCGGCCGGGCCGCGGCGGCGATGCCACGGCGGGTGCCGTCGCCGCCGCGGCCCGGGCCGGCGACCCGCTCGCCCTCACCGCTTTCGACCTCGCCGCCCGAGCCCTGGCAGCCGGCATCGCCGCCACCGCCACCCTGGTCGAACTCGACGCCGCGGTCGTCGGCGGCGGCGTCGCCAAGGCCGGGCCCGTCCTCTTCGAGCCGCTGGCCCGGCACCTCGCCTCCTACACCGCGCTGTCCTTCACCCGCGGCCTGCGCCTGCTCCCGGCCGAGCTCGGCACCAACGCCGGCCTGGTCGGCGCCGCCGCCTTCGCCCGCACCGCGCTGCCCGCCCACCGCTGA
- the manA gene encoding mannose-6-phosphate isomerase, class I, with product MTADLLATTVRPYAWGSTTALAELTGRRPTGEPEAELWMGAHPGAPSRIDRGHGGETLDSVIARDPQREVGPRVAGRFGPRLPFLLKVLAAEHALSVQVHPTAGQAAAGYAAEDAAGIPLDAPHRIYRDRSHKPELICALGEFDALCGFRDPRETAGLWARLALPVLDPWIEVLREEPAEQALRSVLTSALAGERARGERAAAELPPVLVRLASGDGADAPTWAVYRDAARDYPGDPGILAAMLLNHVRLVAGQALYLDAGVPHAYLRGLGVEIMANSDNVLRCGLTPKHVDTAALAAVVDFRPTVPQFAPAVPIGPGELEFRTPAEEFSLSRIELGPPAEIADDGPQILLCVRGIARIDGGPALGPGESAYLPACAAPLRLAGDATVFRAKVPEAR from the coding sequence ATGACCGCCGACCTGCTCGCCACCACCGTCCGCCCCTACGCCTGGGGCTCGACCACCGCTCTGGCGGAACTGACGGGCCGTCGGCCCACCGGTGAACCCGAGGCCGAACTCTGGATGGGTGCCCACCCCGGCGCGCCCTCCCGGATCGACCGCGGCCACGGCGGCGAGACGCTCGACAGCGTCATCGCCCGGGATCCGCAGCGCGAGGTCGGACCGCGGGTGGCCGGGCGCTTCGGACCCCGGCTGCCCTTCCTGCTGAAGGTGCTGGCGGCCGAGCACGCGCTCTCCGTGCAGGTCCACCCGACGGCCGGGCAGGCCGCGGCGGGGTACGCCGCCGAGGACGCCGCAGGCATCCCGCTGGACGCCCCGCACCGGATCTACCGCGACCGCAGCCACAAGCCCGAACTGATCTGCGCACTGGGCGAGTTCGACGCCCTCTGCGGATTCCGCGACCCGCGGGAGACCGCCGGGCTCTGGGCGCGGCTGGCGCTGCCGGTACTGGATCCGTGGATCGAGGTGCTTCGCGAGGAGCCGGCCGAGCAGGCCCTGCGCTCAGTCCTGACCTCGGCACTCGCGGGGGAGCGTGCGCGGGGAGAACGGGCTGCCGCCGAACTGCCGCCCGTACTCGTCCGGCTGGCCTCGGGCGACGGCGCGGACGCGCCCACCTGGGCCGTCTACCGGGATGCCGCCCGCGACTACCCGGGCGACCCGGGGATCCTCGCCGCGATGCTGCTCAACCACGTCCGACTGGTCGCCGGACAGGCTCTCTACCTCGACGCCGGCGTCCCGCACGCCTACCTGCGCGGTCTCGGGGTCGAGATCATGGCCAACTCGGACAACGTGCTGCGGTGCGGGCTCACGCCCAAGCACGTCGACACCGCGGCGCTCGCCGCGGTGGTCGACTTCCGGCCCACCGTCCCGCAGTTCGCGCCGGCCGTCCCGATCGGCCCCGGTGAGCTCGAGTTCCGGACGCCCGCCGAGGAGTTCAGCCTCTCCCGGATCGAGCTAGGCCCGCCCGCGGAGATCGCCGACGACGGTCCGCAGATCCTGTTGTGCGTGCGCGGCATCGCGCGGATCGACGGTGGCCCGGCGCTCGGCCCCGGCGAATCCGCGTACCTGCCGGCCTGCGCGGCCCCGCTCCGGCTG
- a CDS encoding carbohydrate ABC transporter permease, with amino-acid sequence MHARSAAASGAKYLSLVLASAVVLVPLVVILLTSLKTRSEALNTGPLDLPGNWLNLENFRIAFTQGKMLPAFLNTSFILLISVTGTVVIGSMTAYAIDRFEFRLKKLVMALFLLASLVPSVTTQVATFQIVNDLGAFNTRWAPILLYLGTDIISIYIFLQFIRSIPISLDEAARLDGANTFTVYWRIILPMLKPAIATVVIVKGVTVYNDFFIPFLYMPSSDLGTISTSLFRFQGPFGVNWEIISAGTILVILPTLVVFLALQRLIYAGFAAGSSK; translated from the coding sequence ATCCACGCCCGCTCGGCCGCCGCGAGCGGAGCCAAGTACCTGTCGCTGGTCCTGGCCTCCGCCGTCGTGCTGGTCCCGCTGGTCGTGATCCTCCTCACCTCGCTCAAGACCCGCTCGGAGGCGCTCAACACCGGGCCGCTCGACCTGCCGGGCAACTGGCTCAACCTCGAGAACTTCCGGATCGCCTTCACCCAGGGCAAGATGCTGCCCGCCTTCCTCAACACCTCGTTCATCCTGCTGATCTCGGTGACCGGCACGGTCGTCATCGGCTCGATGACCGCCTACGCCATCGACCGGTTCGAGTTCCGGCTGAAGAAGCTCGTGATGGCGCTGTTCCTGCTCGCCAGCCTGGTGCCCAGCGTCACCACCCAGGTCGCGACCTTCCAGATCGTCAACGACCTGGGCGCGTTCAACACCCGCTGGGCGCCGATCCTGCTGTACCTCGGCACCGACATCATCTCGATCTACATCTTCCTGCAGTTCATCCGCTCCATCCCGATCTCGCTGGACGAGGCGGCCCGGCTCGACGGCGCCAACACCTTCACCGTCTACTGGCGGATCATCCTGCCGATGCTGAAGCCCGCCATCGCCACCGTGGTGATCGTCAAGGGTGTGACCGTCTACAACGACTTCTTCATCCCCTTCCTCTACATGCCGTCCAGCGACCTCGGCACCATCTCCACCTCGCTGTTCCGCTTCCAGGGGCCGTTCGGCGTGAACTGGGAGATCATCTCGGCCGGCACGATCCTGGTCATCCTGCCGACCCTGGTGGTCTTCCTCGCCCTGCAGCGTCTGATCTACGCCGGCTTCGCCGCCGGATCGAGCAAGTGA